In a genomic window of Oreochromis aureus strain Israel breed Guangdong linkage group 13, ZZ_aureus, whole genome shotgun sequence:
- the LOC116335531 gene encoding acylphosphatase-2-like, which translates to MSADDSAGSNLVSVDFEVFGHVQGVCFRMYTEKEGLRLGLVGWVKNTYKGTVVGQVQGPANMVEEMKVWLSKEGSPTSRITRASFTNQRTIDKLELSGFKTRF; encoded by the exons ATGTCTGCTGATGACTCAGCCGGAAGCAATCTGGTGTCGGTGGACTTTGAAGTCTTCGGTCACGTCCAGG GAGTCTGCTTCCGAATG TACACGGAGAAGGAGGGCCTGCGGCTCGGGCTGGTCGGCTGGGTGAAGAACACCTACAAAGGGACGGTGGTGGGACAGGTCCAGGGTCCGGCTAACATGGTGGAGGAGAT GAAGGTGTGGCTGAGTAAAGAAGGAAGTCCCACCAGTCGGATCACCAGAGCCTCCTTCACCAACCAGAGGACGATCGACAAGCTGGAGCTCTCCGGCTTCAAGACTCGCTTCTGA